From Montipora foliosa isolate CH-2021 chromosome 6, ASM3666993v2, whole genome shotgun sequence, a single genomic window includes:
- the LOC138007194 gene encoding phenylalanine-4-hydroxylase-like isoform X1, whose protein sequence is MDAGLGGKRKHFDSSEDSYNRKKHQGHNDGKTHTSIVFSLKEEVGSLARALKLFEDHKVNMSHIESRPSKCSKSEYDFFVDCEEIQGPKLTKFVEALKGQALSITLHSDDEGDSPDVPWFPRKIADLDKFANRVLSYGAELDSDHPGFTDPVYRARRKEFADIAFNYKHGERIPAVTYTEDEIKTWNKVFSELTKLYPTHACREHNYVWPLLVQNCGYRLDNIPQQDVVSKFLKECSGFSLRPVAGLLSSRDFLAGLAFRVFHATQYIRHGSTPMYTPEPDIVHELIGHVPLFADPDFAQFSQEIGLASLGAPDEWIDKLATLYWFTVEFGLCKEGGDIKAYGAGLLSSFGELQYCLTDEPQKRPFEPEKTSAQTYPITKYQPVYFVADSFQSAKEKVREFAANIPRPFSVRYNPYTQSVEVLDSKDQIMKLASDIRADVSILKDALNKYET, encoded by the exons ATGGACGCTGGTTTGGGGGGCAAACGTAAGCACTTTGATTCAAGTGAAGATTCCTACAACCGCAAG AAACACCAGGGACACAATGATGGAAAGACGCATACTTCGATCGTGTTTTCTCTTAAAGAAGAGGTTGGATCTCTGGCCAGAGCGCTTAAACTCTTCGAG GACCACAAAGTGAACATGTCACACATTGAGTCACGCCCTTCTAAGTGTTCCAAATCAGAATATGACTTTTTTGTGGACTGTGAAGAAATCCAAGGGCCAAAGCTGACCAAATTTGTTGAGGCATTGAAGGGTCAAGCTTTGTCCATCACACTGCATTCCGATGATGAAGGAG ATTCTCCCGATG TGCCATGGTTTCCTCGCAAGATTGCAGACTTGGACAAATTTGCTAACAGAGTGTTGAGTTATGGAGCAGAGCTTGACTCAGATCACCCG GGATTTACAGACCCTGTCTACCGGGCTAGAAGGAAGGAGTTTGCTGATATTGCTTTCAACTACAAGCA TGGTGAGCGCATCCCAGCAGTGACTTACACAGAAGATGAGATAAAAACCTG GAATAAGGTGTTTAGTGAGCTGACGAAGTTGTACCCGACCCATGCGTGTCGTGAGCACAACTATGTGTGGCCCTTGTTAGTTCAGAACTGTGGCTACAG GTTGGATAACATCCCACAACAAGACGTGGTCTCTAAATTTCTTAAAG AGTGTTCTGGATTCTCCTTGCGCCCAGTAGCTGGCTTGTTATCATCTCGTGACTTCCTTGCTGGGCTTGCGTTCCGCGTGTTTCATGCTACTCAGTACATCCGCCATGGTAGCACTCCTATGTACACTCCTGAGCC ggatattgttcatgaattaatTGGTCATGTGCCACTTTTTGCCGACCCAGACTTTGCTCAATTTTCCCAA GAAATCGGCCTGGCGTCGTTAGGAGCACCCGATGAGTGGATTGACAAATTAGCAACG ttGTATTGGTTCACTGTAGAATTTGGTCTTTGTAAAGAAGGCGGAGATATCAAGGCGTACGGAGCAGGCCTTCTGTCATCGTTTGGTGAACTTCAA TACTGCTTGACTGATGAACCACAAAAAAGACCCTTTGAACCAGAAAAGACTTCAGCGCAGACCTATCCCATCACCAAGTACCAACCAGTATATTTTGTGGCTGACAGTTTTCAGAGTGCAAAGGAAAAAGTCAG GGAATTTGCTGCCAATATTCCGAGACCTTTCTCGGTGCGTTACAACCCTTACACACAgtccgttgaagtcctggattCCAAAGACCAGATTATGAAATTAGCCAGTGACATCAGAGCGGATGTTTCTATTCTCAAGGATGCTCTTAACAAATACGAAACTTAA
- the LOC138007194 gene encoding phenylalanine-4-hydroxylase-like isoform X2 has translation MDAGLGGKRKHFDSSEDSYNRKKHQGHNDGKTHTSIVFSLKEEVGSLARALKLFEDHKVNMSHIESRPSKCSKSEYDFFVDCEEIQGPKLTKFVEALKGQALSITLHSDDEGVPWFPRKIADLDKFANRVLSYGAELDSDHPGFTDPVYRARRKEFADIAFNYKHGERIPAVTYTEDEIKTWNKVFSELTKLYPTHACREHNYVWPLLVQNCGYRLDNIPQQDVVSKFLKECSGFSLRPVAGLLSSRDFLAGLAFRVFHATQYIRHGSTPMYTPEPDIVHELIGHVPLFADPDFAQFSQEIGLASLGAPDEWIDKLATLYWFTVEFGLCKEGGDIKAYGAGLLSSFGELQYCLTDEPQKRPFEPEKTSAQTYPITKYQPVYFVADSFQSAKEKVREFAANIPRPFSVRYNPYTQSVEVLDSKDQIMKLASDIRADVSILKDALNKYET, from the exons ATGGACGCTGGTTTGGGGGGCAAACGTAAGCACTTTGATTCAAGTGAAGATTCCTACAACCGCAAG AAACACCAGGGACACAATGATGGAAAGACGCATACTTCGATCGTGTTTTCTCTTAAAGAAGAGGTTGGATCTCTGGCCAGAGCGCTTAAACTCTTCGAG GACCACAAAGTGAACATGTCACACATTGAGTCACGCCCTTCTAAGTGTTCCAAATCAGAATATGACTTTTTTGTGGACTGTGAAGAAATCCAAGGGCCAAAGCTGACCAAATTTGTTGAGGCATTGAAGGGTCAAGCTTTGTCCATCACACTGCATTCCGATGATGAAGGAG TGCCATGGTTTCCTCGCAAGATTGCAGACTTGGACAAATTTGCTAACAGAGTGTTGAGTTATGGAGCAGAGCTTGACTCAGATCACCCG GGATTTACAGACCCTGTCTACCGGGCTAGAAGGAAGGAGTTTGCTGATATTGCTTTCAACTACAAGCA TGGTGAGCGCATCCCAGCAGTGACTTACACAGAAGATGAGATAAAAACCTG GAATAAGGTGTTTAGTGAGCTGACGAAGTTGTACCCGACCCATGCGTGTCGTGAGCACAACTATGTGTGGCCCTTGTTAGTTCAGAACTGTGGCTACAG GTTGGATAACATCCCACAACAAGACGTGGTCTCTAAATTTCTTAAAG AGTGTTCTGGATTCTCCTTGCGCCCAGTAGCTGGCTTGTTATCATCTCGTGACTTCCTTGCTGGGCTTGCGTTCCGCGTGTTTCATGCTACTCAGTACATCCGCCATGGTAGCACTCCTATGTACACTCCTGAGCC ggatattgttcatgaattaatTGGTCATGTGCCACTTTTTGCCGACCCAGACTTTGCTCAATTTTCCCAA GAAATCGGCCTGGCGTCGTTAGGAGCACCCGATGAGTGGATTGACAAATTAGCAACG ttGTATTGGTTCACTGTAGAATTTGGTCTTTGTAAAGAAGGCGGAGATATCAAGGCGTACGGAGCAGGCCTTCTGTCATCGTTTGGTGAACTTCAA TACTGCTTGACTGATGAACCACAAAAAAGACCCTTTGAACCAGAAAAGACTTCAGCGCAGACCTATCCCATCACCAAGTACCAACCAGTATATTTTGTGGCTGACAGTTTTCAGAGTGCAAAGGAAAAAGTCAG GGAATTTGCTGCCAATATTCCGAGACCTTTCTCGGTGCGTTACAACCCTTACACACAgtccgttgaagtcctggattCCAAAGACCAGATTATGAAATTAGCCAGTGACATCAGAGCGGATGTTTCTATTCTCAAGGATGCTCTTAACAAATACGAAACTTAA